The genomic interval TCAACAgctccttttcccttctgtcTCTGACCCTGCCCATTGTCAATAATACATCGAATACCGATATCCTGGGGTTCATGACGTAGGTGACCTTTCATCGAGTGACGGGCAATGCAACGTAAGGGATCCATGCTGACCGGTTGTAGGGTTGTCGCCAGTGCGGCCAACGTGCAAAGCGTTGTCAGCTCTCGCGACGGGCTGGCCAACACCGGGCAAGTCCTGCTACTCGGCCCTTCTAGACCCGATAACCGCTTCTCCACGGAGTCTGCAACAGCCACTTCGTCCCCGGGTCGACCAGCGCTTACCGACGCCCAAGTTCACTACATCTTTGAGCCCACGCCCCTGCCGTCCCAAGACAGCCGCCACCGGGGCGTCTCCACCGGTACCTCCTTCGAGCTTTCCAAGTACCCCATGGCACTGAAGTTGATGACCGAATCcgaggaaaatgagaatAGATCCGTCAGCAAGCTCTCTACCAAAAACGAACAAGGATACAATGTCGCCGTGGGCGCGGTTCGGCCCAAAACTTCCCTGGTCGAATGGATTCTTCTGGTGGAGGAAACGCACTCCGAAGCCTTCTCGCCGGTGGTCCGCCTACGGAAGATCATTCTAGCCTGTGTATTCGGGACGGCGGGTTTCATTATCCTAGTTGTTCCTCTGCTAGCACACTGGGCCGTCGCCCCTATTCGCAGGATGCGGGAGGCCGCGCGAAAATCCATCGAACCAGAGGTGCCGCCAACCCCGTCTGCAGGCTACGTTGAACATATAACCGATGGACATGGAGACACGGTACAGGCCATCGAGGAACATATGGATGAGAAGGGCGCGCCTGTGTCGTGGGTCAAACGCCTGCGACGGCCATTGGAGCGATTCAACAGCTCTCACAGCTTTGGCGATCGTAGGGATCCTCGGTCCTCCTTCCACATTCCTTCGAGGGTAAAAGAGCGGAGATCCTGCGTGACGGATGAACTCACAGAGCTGACTAGCACTTTCAACGAAATGTCGGACGAACTGGCCATCCAATACAATCGACTGGAAGAGCGCGTGGTGGAGCGGACAAAGGAGCTCCAGAAGGCCAAATTGGCGGCAGAAGCGGCCAACGAGAGCAAGACCTTGTTCATCGCTAATATTTCGCACGAGCTCAAGACGCCGCTCAATGGAATTTTGGGCATGTGCGCGGTGTGcatgggagaggaggatctGCATCGGATTAAGAAGTCGCTCCAGGTTGTCTACAAATCGGGTGATCTTCTCCTGCATCTGCTAAATGACTTGTTGACTTTCAGCAGGAATCAGATTGAGCAGGCTATTCATCTTGAGGAGAAAGAATTTAGACTCTCTGACATCCGTTCTCAGCTGTCAATCATATTCCAAAACCAGGTGCATGAGAAGCATATCGATTTCAGTGTCAACTACGTTGGTATCGGTAATAGTCAACCTCGGGGTACGATGTGCCAGGAACGAGGAGTTGAACGGACACACCCGGCTGTTGGTCCACCGCAGACGGGCAGGCTCAAGGATATGGTGCTCTGGGGCGACCAGCATCGCATCCTGCAGGTCCTGATCAACTTGGTTGGCAATAGTCTCAAATTCATACCTGAGAATGGCAAGGTCGAGGTCCGCATCCGGTGTGTGGAGGAAGTTCCGGACGCCGAAAGCTCCGTGACACTGGTCCAGGGCTCCCAGCCGAGCTCGCAAGCACGTTCACGGACTCCCTCGCGGTTGACCGCAACGCCGGTGGACGGTACTAACCTTCTAGACAGCCAGCTGGAGAAACAGACGCCGGTACCGTCCGACTTGCGGACACTCATATTCCAGTTTGAGGTCGAGGATAACGGACCAGGGATCCCAGCCAACATGCAGAGACGTGTGTTTGACCCCTTCGTGCAGGGTGACCTGGGACTCAACAGGAAATACGGAGGAACCGGTCTTGGGTTGAGTATCTGTGCTCAGCTATCTCGACTTATGGGAGGCGTTATTCTACTGGATAGTGAAGAAGGGAACGGGGCTCTATTTACCCTGAAGATACCGTTGAAATTTGTCAAGGAGGCAGCAGCTAGCACACGAAGTTCCAGCATTGCCGGCTCAAGGACACCGAGTGTCGTGTCGCTTTCACTGGAAGAGTTTTCCAATATTGCTCAGACACCATCAAACCACAGCTCTGTGGGTAACAAGGAAACACTCACCAATGGCTTCGAAAAGCCCGATGTCCAACCACGTCTGGTTGGGCTCAGTCAGCCCTTCTTCGCTCCTACTGTTCCATCAgccccttcttccccatctaAGGGTCAAGAGTCGAACCAAAGCTCATCGGATAATGGTTCGAAGAAGATCCGTGTGTTAATGGCCGAAGATAACAAGATCAATCAGGAAGTAGCCCTTCGGTATGTCCAAAATGCTTATAAAAATACCCTATCATCTGCTGACCTTGACAGGATGCTTGCCCTTGAGGAAGTCTACGATGTAACGGTAGTCAAGGATGGACAAGAGGCATACGATACTGTCAAGGCTAACATGGAAGAGGGTAAAGTATtcgacctcatcttcatggACATTCAGGTAAAGCACCTTCTACACCACGTCTATTACAATAGCTAACACAGGCAGATGCCCATCCTCGATGGACTCCAGAGCACGCGACTCATCCGCGAGATGGGATACTCTGCGCCTATCGTTGCCCTAAGTGCCTTTTCGGAGGATAGCAATATCAAAGACTGCATGGATTCCGGAATGGACATGTTCATTAGGTGAGTGCATACCATGCAGTATCCCATGAAGCTGCTGACACAAGTAGTAAACCTATCCGACGGCCTATCTTGAAACAGGTGCTTAACAAGTTTGCGACCATTCCTGAAGAGTCCGATGGCAGTTCTTCGTGATGTTGCTATCTTTGTTCTGGTACCTCATTCATGGCGTTCACGTGTAATTCATACATGTTCATATAAATATCTCTGTACATAATGATAACTTTTATGGTGtgaatttattttcttccctgACTGAGCTTGCCTTGAACAGTGTCTTGTTCATATCAAGCACTCGAAACGTCGGCCCCTCTCCCAATCAAAATCATCTGACAATTCGGTTGCATCAAGTCCAATGTCAATCAAGGCCCCTTAGAAACCCGAGCATTATACAGACCTGCTCTCCGTACACACCGCCCACTACGCTACATTAAGAAAGAAGCATTTGGGAGCTGAATTTGGAAATTCCAGTATGCGGATTTGCCCGAGGTTATGCAAGATGTCGATCACAATTATCGAGCAAACGCTAGCTGGCTCAGCTGAGTGGCATCCCCACTAACAAGGCCCCGCTAAGGAAGAGCTGGTTCACGGCATAGCCTTGGGCAATAGTTATTGCTTCCTACCTGTTAAGGATGATGCAACCATATATTGGAGATATTCAGAATAATGGAATATCCAGCCGGATTAGAGGAGGAGTTCTTGATAGAAGAATGGCGCTATTGGGGAGAGCGAGGGGCACGACGATGGCTTCGGCTGGCAGACCAAAAGGGTGAGGAGGGACTTGAGCGAGGGGATCGTCAAGAGCTCCGAGAGGTTCTTCAAGAAGTGGCTGGAGAGCGATGGCGGGAGGTAGCACAGGAGATATCTAACCAGGGATATTGGGAGCATCTCCAGCAAAGAGAGGGAATTCGCGAGCGACTGGGTGAGCGGCTTGTGCGATGGGCGGAGGAATCCTGGGCTTCTCAAACAGATGATGAAGTGGTGAACTCGTTTGAGTCCCAGCCCCAGCTCCAGTCACGTCTCATTGATCATTTCCGTCAACTTCCTCTTTTCGGTAAACCGGAATCTTCTGTACCCCCTATTGATCGGTTTGAGCTTATCCGCATATGGCTGAGGAGCTGTGATCAAGGTCACCGGGATTGTCGTGCAGAGAGTAGCAATCATCATCCTTCAAGGGTTATATCTGTTCGACAGGATGATGCCAACAGGTTGCAGTTGCTTGAGCTTGAATGCGGTATTGAGTATGTGGCCCTGTCTTATTGTTGGGGTAATAAACCACAAGAGCAAAAGCCGTATCTTACAACAGATGAGAACTTTCAGAGTCGAAAAGATAAAGGCTTCGATTATAATGATCTTCCAAAGCTATTCCAAGATGCAATCACCGTGACTCGAGAACTTGGAAAGAGATATCTCTGGATTGATGCCCTTTGTATAATCCAGGGGAACAAAGAGGACTGGCAAAACGAAGGTACCAAAATGGAACATATCTTCGCTTCTGCATACTGTACACTTGCACCGAGTTCCGCGTTTGAGTGGAAAGAAGGCTTTCTCAAGACATACCGGGATCGAAAGCCTGGTGTGTCACTTTGTGGTCCCAGCCCTGTAAAGTATTTTCGTCGACTTGTGGATGACGGCCCTCTAAATAAACGCGCATGGGTACTTCAAGAGCGGGTACTTTCTCGTCGAACAGTCTTCTTTACATCATCAGGTATATACTGGGAATGTGGAGAGGGAGTTCGGTGTGATAACTTTGTAAAATTGAAATGGTAAAGCCTGTCAGATCTTCGACCAAGTATTTTCTGCTAACTAACGTTGTTGCTAGTCCTCTGACAAGATCCTATATGATTGACTCGAACTTCCCGCAGAGGCTAATGACGTCTGGGATTTTACCGACAATCAGATTTCTCCAGGAACTGATTGAGAACTACACTCGTCGCGATATTACCATAGTAACAGACAGAATTGCTGCTTTTACCGGTTTAATAACACGTTTAAAAAAAGCACTGGAGACTGAAGAAAAGTACGGACTCTTCTCCTGCGCTTTACCTCGGCTCCTTTTGTGGAGGCGACCTGATTTGAAGACAGAGCCGATTGATTATGGTTATCCAGTACCGTCCTGGTCTTGGATGGCTTATCATGGAAAGGTCGAATTCATGGCGAATTCACCGCTGAATGTTTCAAAACATCTGCGTTTGGACAATGGGTTGCTGAGGGTTAAGATTCATACGTTCGAAGGTTGTCATATTCGGTCAAGGAACAAAAGCCACGGTATCTACTCAGGCCTGAAACGAGTCggctttctgttcttcgacATAGGGAAGATTGAGCTCCCGTATTGTGTTATCGTTGGGACGTGTGCCAACGGGAAAGATAATGgtctatattatattttagttgTAGGAAAATGTGAAAATGTGGGATGCTATCGGAGGCTGGGCGTGGGGAAGGTACAAGGACACCATATAGCAAAGCAGTATACTGACGGCGAGCTGATCTAGCTACCTATTGTATGCATAATACCTAAACCCTACTTTGATCTCTGCTAAGCGTCATTCTGAGGTCCAGTCTGTTAAGAATAGAGTAGCAGACTGAATCCGGAGTATGAGTTAGCCAAACGTGGCTAGCGAGATCGCTCTGGAAAATATATGCCTACTTAAACCTACCCAAAGATAAACTATTAGGCAGTAAGTTTCTCTGTGGCAGTAAGCACTACACCTAAATTGAGTCCTCGTAGTGGCAGGAGCCGAATAGTGCGAAATTAAGTAATCATACTTTCATAGTTACCTCTATATCAAATAAACGAAACAGGTTTCTTACGCGAAGTGCGAAGTATTCCATTAAAGGGGTTTTGTATAGTAGGTACTTATCCACTAGAAGTGGATAATCGATATAGTTCTTTCCAATATTAACTCTAGAGGGTGAGGAAAATGCTTGACGAGTACAGAATAGTGGTGCTAGAAGCAGCCTTGACCGCCTACTCCTTTGGACTCACCAAAGCTACACCTCGGAGAAACAATCCTCCGACTATCAGATAACAACAGCGACACCAACCAGCTTTTATCCAAGCTCATACCCCATGAAACACCACAAATACCATCACAAAATGCCATCCTCCTCACTAGCTGATTACCTCGCAAAGAATTACCTAACCGCCGATCCCGCCACGGAGCGACCCAaaaagaagcgcaagaagaccaaggaagTCGACACCGCCGTCCAAGGCCTAATCATTGCCGATGATGACCCGCCCGATCTCAAGAGCTCCGCAGCAAACTTTGGgaacgatgacgaggatggtCCGGCAGTTGTCACATCTGGCCGTAGTGCGGAGTTTCGTCGTACGAAGAAGTCGAATTGGAAGAATATAGGCGGCGCCGGGAACGAGCAGGATGCTGCAGATGCGATCATCGCGTCGGCTGCTGCAGAGAATGCGGCGCGGAGGAATGAAGgggaggatgacgatgcccctgctgttgttgagggtgaggatgaggatgatggggagatgaggatggagTCTGGGGCGAGAGCAGGTCTACAGACTGCGGCTCAGACGGCTGCTATGGTTGCTGCGCAGGAACGACGGAAAAAGGTCGAGGCTGCCTTGTATAAGGATAGTCCGGCAGGCGGGCAGGCACAAGAGACAATTTATCGTGATGCGTCCGGACGAATTATTAACGTGGCTATGAAGCGGGCGGAGGCGCGTAAGGCGGAGCAGGAGAAacttgagaaggaggaacaggCGAAGGAGGCGCTGATGGGCGATGTCCAGCGGCAGGAACGGGAGAAACGTCGACAGCAGCTTCAGGAAGCGCGAGCGATGCCGGTTGCCCGGACggtcgacgatgaagatatgAATGACGAGTTGCGCGCCCGAGAGCGGTGGAATGACCCGGCTGCACAATTCTTGACAAAAAAGGGCCCTGGGAAGAGCGCAACCGGGAAGCCTTTATATAAGGGGGCTTTTCAGCCGAATCGATATGGAATCAGACCGGGGCATCGCTGGGATGGAGTGGATCGCAGTAATGGATTCGAGAAGGAGTGGTTTGCAGCTAGGAATCGAAAGGGAAGACTGGAGGCGCTGGATTACCAATGGCAGATGGATGAGTAATATTGCATACATGAGAATGGCTTTCTTTAAGGTTACTTTGTCCAGTGCTGGACACTGGAGAGCATATGTGTGACATTATAATCCTGATATCTTACAGACATAAAATGACTTCAACCACGAATTTCTGCAATTGATACgtagattatatatattaacgTTGGGCCCGTTGACGATAGCGCTAAATTCAGGTACTCTATCTACCACGGCGCGGTCTGTATAGAAAATGGTCGGGtgatatattaattactacaTACTCTGTCAATCGTGAAGTGAGTTCTGTGATGGGTAGCATCTATCAGCTGAGCCTTCGTGCCCTAATCGTTGTATCGCGAcatcgtactccgtacaggagCTCGGTATGGTTCCCACCGTGGACATCTCGGATACCGCGCGACAGGCAGTTCTTGTTGAGAAAATGGGGGGCAAGAACTGAAATCAATCTCCTGTGAAATCTACGAGTAATATATAGTCCTACCGCCCTCAAATAAACAGATTTTGTTGTGTTTGAATCCTCTAATGAGTTCAATTTACTCTTGGTTATCTCATATGTATAACTACATTGTACAGTCAATGATGCCGAGAAATATTTCCCAAAATCGATACCGAAGCCGTGGGATTGTTGACTTAGAATTTACATCGGGATTTGTCTGACAGTACCGGGCTTAAGATTACTTGTAATTTATGAACATATAATCACAAATCGCCGAGAAACACTAGGGTATCAACCAATTGCATAACTGATAGATTTCCAACGTAGGATATGATGCccgcggaagaagaaaggtgcGCTTGTACAAAGGTATATTCAAGTTCTTCGGATGGGTTCTAAGTGCAGTTGTGGCTGAATCAGTCTTGAGGGTCATTGGACTTAGAGTAGTATCAAAACGGCCGGAGGAGGTTAGTGAGAGGCATATGAGCACAGAAAGTGACTAGTAAGTAGGGCAAGATAGGACACGAGAGAGTAGATCACTGCCTCTTGAGATTTGCTCGTGCAATCCTTATCCTTCATCTAGCCGAGATTTCTGTTGGAAAACCAAGTCATATGGCCCTCTTGAACTCGCGCGGCTGGATAAAATGATAAGCGCCGCAGAACATCCGCGCTTTCTCAAAATGACCCCAAAGGTTATATTCACAGAACCATGTAATGATACTCTATGCGAGCAGGAATCTTTAAAATCAGTCTCCGTATTGCCTATATCACCGGGTATGTAGCACCGAAAAGGGGCTGTACTCGTCGACCGTCGCTTGCGGGAGCATCCCCATCTTCTGAGACACCTGGGAGTATTCCAGAATTGGATGTAAGTGTTATCTTTCCCGTACGTTCAGTATTTAGAAGAAACAGCCTAGCTTACCTAGGCAATGTCATGATGTCTTAGTTTCTCCAATGCCTCACGCCACAACCATTAGAGCCATAATTAACATGCACCATTTTCAAATCAAAAGTCGGTTCCGCTGATGTTGTTCCGTGATGCGATCGCGATGCCCTCCGGAAAGCAAGGAGCTCGTCGCACTTAAACCCGAAGCCCTTTCACAGTTCATCAATACAAAATTGACGGCGAAGCTTAACCACGTGTATGACTCGTGAACCTTTGAGAACAGCATGCTGGCTATTGCCTCTAGCAGTAAtagctttctttgtctctcgTACCCTAGATTAGTTCTATGGTTCTATAATAATCCACTATCCCTGTTTTGTCCCGCGTATAGTACTGCTGATATAGCCCTAGTTTAGGAATAGAACATTAGCGTACCTCCAACTGCAAGCGCCCCTGTCTAGGGCATACTTGATCTTGTACCGGAACAAATTTCCCAATATTGTGCTTGAGTAGATTCTATGATTATCCGTGATCAGCGCGCTCTACGGTAGTCGGAAAAGTCACATGCAGGCGAACTGATGTATCAGGCTAAATCAAACATCCACCAAAACAGTGTGCACCCTTCAGTACAGCCTTTACATATGAGTTCAAGATCGAGTCGGAAGAATCACTGGCTGGTAACTGAGTCACGGgtctatattaaaagatatgGACTACGTAAGTCTAGATGGCTACCAACGGGGTGTTAACCGGTGGTAACAGTGCCATGGTTCCAGATTCTACTAGGCTTTTGATAGAGCGGGCCCACACGGAAGACCATGACAGCATATAAATGAAGAGCAGGAACTTGCATGATTGGTCTAACTCGTCCAGAACGTACATTCAACCATCTCAACGGTGGAGTGCCCCCTATATTACCGGAGTTGCACCTCAGACGGGCGTGGTAAACCATTCAGATGAAACCCCTTGGTTCCGAGACCATACCGAGGGATGAGTCTGTGGCGTCACGGCTCTAATCCGAGAGTGATGGCCAAGTTTACTATGGGGGTGTCCTTTCGGTATACAAGTACCAGTACATTCATATTAATAGTGACAGGGGAGGACAAAATTAGCTTAAATGTGGCGCATAGGTTCGCGGAACCGTCTTAACTGAGTCAGTAGCATGGGGCGCCCAGTCATATCCGTGATTCCGAGAGTACTagttggatgaggaggaatcTTAACTGGCGTTAACTTTCTCCACCTCTATGTACCAATTACCTCTTTAAGTTACTCATTCTTCGGAAGGCTCATTTCCAGGAAATCAATTCCTATTACGTTTCGATCCTTGGTTGGTGTGCCTCGGCAGATATCAGGTAATCAATATCTGTTGGCACACAACCACGACTTCCAGGATACGATGAAGCTTGGCATCCATTCCTGAATCGAGATCCGGTATATAGCTCAGTTGGCCTATAATCTGTACCGACTCTACCGAGCTGGGAACAACGTCCCGTGTGTAAAAAGCCATTATGATTAAGTTCCGACGGTTTGTGGATCGACAAGCCTTGTTTCCGAGTTCGGTAAACTGAAACCCGCTATGATATTGACCCTAAGACCCGAAGACCCTGGGACCCTCACTCTTGCGAACTGACCATGTAGCAGACCACTAGGAGTTTTAGTAGAATTAGGCtaatggaaaaagaaaaactaaTAGGCTGAATCCTTCCGCGCTGGAGTGGAGGAGAACAAGGATCTTAGTGGTACCTAAAAGCTTGTATA from Aspergillus flavus chromosome 7, complete sequence carries:
- a CDS encoding putative cell cycle control protein produces the protein MPSSSLADYLAKNYLTADPATERPKKKRKKTKEVDTAVQGLIIADDDPPDLKSSAANFGNDDEDGPAVVTSGRSAEFRRTKKSNWKNIGGAGNEQDAADAIIASAAAENAARRNEGEDDDAPAVVEGEDEDDGEMRMESGARAGLQTAAQTAAMVAAQERRKKVEAALYKDSPAGGQAQETIYRDASGRIINVAMKRAEARKAEQEKLEKEEQAKEALMGDVQRQEREKRRQQLQEARAMPVARTVDDEDMNDELRARERWNDPAAQFLTKKGPGKSATGKPLYKGAFQPNRYGIRPGHRWDGVDRSNGFEKEWFAARNRKGRLEALDYQWQMDE
- a CDS encoding heterokaryon incompatibility protein-domain-containing protein; its protein translation is MEYPAGLEEEFLIEEWRYWGERGARRWLRLADQKGEEGLERGDRQELREVLQEVAGERWREVAQEISNQGYWEHLQQREGIRERLGERLVRWAEESWASQTDDEVVNSFESQPQLQSRLIDHFRQLPLFGKPESSVPPIDRFELIRIWLRSCDQGHRDCRAESSNHHPSRVISVRQDDANRLQLLELECGIEYVALSYCWGNKPQEQKPYLTTDENFQSRKDKGFDYNDLPKLFQDAITVTRELGKRYLWIDALCIIQGNKEDWQNEGTKMEHIFASAYCTLAPSSAFEWKEGFLKTYRDRKPGVSLCGPSPVKYFRRLVDDGPLNKRAWVLQERVLSRRTVFFTSSGIYWECGEGVRCDNFPVRSSTKYFLLTNVVASPLTRSYMIDSNFPQRLMTSGILPTIRFLQELIENYTRRDITIVTDRIAAFTGLITRLKKALETEEKYGLFSCALPRLLLWRRPDLKTEPIDYGYPVPSWSWMAYHGKVEFMANSPLNVSKHLRLDNGLLRVKIHTFEGCHIRSRNKSHGIYSGLKRVGFLFFDIGKIELPYCVIVGTCANGKDNGLYYILVVGKCENVGCYRRLGVGKVQGHHIAKQYTDGELI
- a CDS encoding putative sensor histidine kinase/response regulator TcsB/Sln1 (two-component system protein B), encoding MRIPIAVQLGLLVLLTALVGIVILAVATWTTTYSFVVDVESQGLELVATIKASQIASSLELLEVTCKTISTRLLVQSALRRYYAGNISEANWATSITDVQSALGSRGYLSTYQAILYSKNGQGGRERLLNVTSDSVPEITLPYTYPNGSSVKLGDEGLGYPSVLYPNLTYTQSSEKGNATTVNAFSDYTLGLASALLLGPIAINSSFSLLSLTLPIVNNTSNTDILGFMTVVASAANVQSVVSSRDGLANTGQVLLLGPSRPDNRFSTESATATSSPGRPALTDAQVHYIFEPTPLPSQDSRHRGVSTGTSFELSKYPMALKLMTESEENENRSVSKLSTKNEQGYNVAVGAVRPKTSLVEWILLVEETHSEAFSPVVRLRKIILACVFGTAGFIILVVPLLAHWAVAPIRRMREAARKSIEPEVPPTPSAGYVEHITDGHGDTVQAIEEHMDEKGAPVSWVKRLRRPLERFNSSHSFGDRRDPRSSFHIPSRVKERRSCVTDELTELTSTFNEMSDELAIQYNRLEERVVERTKELQKAKLAAEAANESKTLFIANISHELKTPLNGILGMCAVCMGEEDLHRIKKSLQVVYKSGDLLLHLLNDLLTFSRNQIEQAIHLEEKEFRLSDIRSQLSIIFQNQVHEKHIDFSVNYVGIGNSQPRGTMCQERGVERTHPAVGPPQTGRLKDMVLWGDQHRILQVLINLVGNSLKFIPENGKVEVRIRCVEEVPDAESSVTLVQGSQPSSQARSRTPSRLTATPVDGTNLLDSQLEKQTPVPSDLRTLIFQFEVEDNGPGIPANMQRRVFDPFVQGDLGLNRKYGGTGLGLSICAQLSRLMGGVILLDSEEGNGALFTLKIPLKFVKEAAASTRSSSIAGSRTPSVVSLSLEEFSNIAQTPSNHSSVGNKETLTNGFEKPDVQPRLVGLSQPFFAPTVPSAPSSPSKGQESNQSSSDNGSKKIRVLMAEDNKINQEVALRMLALEEVYDVTVVKDGQEAYDTVKANMEEGKVFDLIFMDIQMPILDGLQSTRLIREMGYSAPIVALSAFSEDSNIKDCMDSGMDMFISKPIRRPILKQVLNKFATIPEESDGSSS